One Thermodesulfobacteriota bacterium DNA window includes the following coding sequences:
- the gyrB gene encoding DNA topoisomerase (ATP-hydrolyzing) subunit B has product MNEASEQYTAEQIKVLEGLAGVRKRPAMYIGNTGVEGLHHLVHELVDNSIDEALAGYCDKIEVILHSDQSVTVRDNGRGIPVDLHEKENRPAVEVVMTKLHSGGKFDNRSYKISGGLHGVGLSVVNALSEYIELEIRRDGKIYHQVYERGEVKTPLEVIGKAKHTGTQIRFKADPEIFETVQFSFDLLSQRLRELAFLNKGLSISIEDERTGKRHDFYYKGGIVSFVEYLNRNKNCIHPKPIYIHGVKNGIEIEIAFQYNDGYAENLYSFANNINTHEGGTHLIGFKSALTRTINQYASSANLLKGIKESITGDDTREGLAGVISVKIPEPQFEGQTKTKLGNSEVKGLVEALVNEKLGTFFEENPSLARKIIAKVIDAARAREAARRARELSRQKGSLEANALPGKLADCQEKDPARSEIFIVEGDSAGGSAKQGRDRTTQAILPIKGKILNVEKARFDKMLANEEIRLIISALGAGIGKDDYDIDRIRYHRIIIMSDADVDGSHIRTLLLTFFYRQMPEVIERGYLYIAQPPLFKVTEGKNEIYIKNEEEFNRYLMERAVARSEVIVERTKQRLTAKKLGALLEKIYRFNEVFQKFQKKGISRTLLNLLLEQGVRSKNLFEDKGKLVELQNQLRKMGLEVSDLYWDEEYNLYGFEVQESNGGKTLRNRLQWDLIDSVEYRNLFQIYREIQEMAPPPYLLMEKGREVRVERMEDLLESLNHIGREGITVQRYKGLGEMNPEQLWETTMNPEKRTLLKVKVEDAIEADEIFSILMGDEVEQRRRFIEENALFVQRLDI; this is encoded by the coding sequence ATGAACGAAGCCTCAGAACAATATACCGCAGAACAGATCAAGGTCTTGGAAGGCCTGGCGGGCGTTCGGAAGAGGCCCGCCATGTATATCGGCAATACAGGGGTTGAGGGGCTTCACCACCTCGTCCATGAGCTGGTGGATAACAGCATCGATGAGGCCTTGGCCGGATATTGCGACAAGATCGAGGTGATCCTCCATAGCGACCAGAGCGTGACCGTAAGGGACAACGGCCGAGGCATCCCGGTCGATCTTCACGAAAAAGAGAACCGCCCAGCGGTGGAAGTGGTCATGACGAAGCTCCACTCTGGCGGCAAGTTCGACAACCGCAGTTACAAGATTTCGGGGGGCCTCCATGGCGTCGGGCTCTCCGTGGTCAATGCCCTCTCCGAGTATATCGAACTCGAGATCCGGAGGGATGGAAAGATCTATCATCAGGTCTATGAAAGGGGAGAGGTCAAGACCCCCCTGGAGGTCATCGGAAAGGCGAAACATACGGGGACCCAGATCCGTTTCAAGGCAGACCCCGAGATTTTTGAGACGGTGCAGTTCAGCTTCGACCTTCTCTCCCAGAGGCTCCGGGAGCTGGCCTTTTTGAACAAAGGCCTCTCCATATCGATCGAGGATGAGCGGACGGGAAAACGTCACGACTTCTATTATAAAGGGGGGATCGTCTCTTTCGTCGAATACCTCAATCGGAACAAGAACTGCATCCATCCGAAACCCATCTACATCCACGGCGTCAAGAACGGCATCGAGATCGAAATCGCCTTCCAGTACAATGACGGGTATGCGGAGAATCTCTACTCCTTCGCCAACAACATCAACACCCACGAGGGAGGCACCCACCTGATCGGGTTCAAATCGGCCCTGACCCGGACGATCAACCAGTATGCCTCCAGCGCCAACCTCCTCAAAGGGATCAAGGAGAGCATCACCGGCGATGATACCCGAGAGGGACTGGCCGGGGTGATCAGCGTCAAGATCCCCGAGCCCCAGTTCGAGGGCCAGACCAAGACCAAGCTCGGGAACAGCGAGGTCAAAGGCCTCGTCGAAGCCCTGGTCAACGAAAAACTGGGAACCTTCTTCGAGGAGAACCCTTCCCTGGCCAGGAAGATCATCGCCAAGGTGATCGATGCCGCCCGGGCGAGGGAGGCGGCCCGGCGGGCCAGGGAATTGAGCCGACAGAAAGGGTCGCTTGAGGCCAATGCCCTTCCCGGCAAGCTGGCCGACTGCCAAGAGAAAGATCCGGCCCGGTCGGAGATCTTCATCGTGGAGGGGGACTCCGCTGGAGGGTCAGCCAAGCAGGGCAGGGACCGGACCACCCAGGCCATCCTTCCCATCAAAGGGAAGATCTTGAATGTGGAGAAGGCGAGGTTCGATAAGATGCTCGCCAACGAGGAGATCCGGCTCATCATCTCCGCCCTGGGAGCCGGGATCGGCAAGGACGACTACGATATCGATCGGATCCGTTATCATCGCATCATCATCATGAGCGATGCGGACGTCGATGGGTCCCATATCCGGACCCTCCTCCTCACCTTCTTCTACCGGCAGATGCCGGAGGTGATCGAGAGAGGCTACCTTTACATCGCCCAGCCTCCCCTTTTCAAGGTGACGGAGGGGAAGAACGAAATTTATATCAAGAACGAAGAGGAGTTCAATCGGTATCTGATGGAACGGGCCGTGGCCCGAAGCGAGGTCATCGTAGAGAGGACGAAACAGCGGCTTACGGCGAAGAAGCTCGGCGCCCTGCTGGAGAAGATCTATCGCTTCAACGAGGTTTTCCAAAAGTTCCAGAAGAAGGGGATCTCCCGGACCCTCCTCAACCTCCTCCTGGAGCAGGGGGTGCGTAGCAAAAACCTTTTCGAGGACAAAGGCAAGCTCGTGGAACTCCAAAACCAGTTAAGGAAAATGGGTTTGGAGGTCTCGGATCTTTATTGGGATGAAGAGTATAACCTCTATGGGTTTGAGGTTCAGGAATCGAACGGGGGAAAGACCCTGCGAAACCGCCTCCAGTGGGACCTCATCGACTCCGTCGAGTATCGGAACCTCTTCCAGATCTATCGGGAGATCCAGGAGATGGCCCCTCCCCCCTACCTCCTGATGGAGAAGGGAAGGGAGGTGAGGGTTGAGCGGATGGAGGACCTCCTCGAGTCCCTGAACCACATAGGGAGGGAGGGGATCACGGTTCAAAGATATAAAGGATTGGGCGAGATGAACCCCGAACAGCTCTGGGAGACGACCATGAACCCGGAGAAGCGGACCCTCCTGAAGGTGAAGGTAGAGGATGCGATCGAGGCAGACGAGATCTTCAGCATCTTGATGGGGGATGAGGTGGAACAGCGGAGGAGGTTCATCGAGGAGAATGCCCTCTTCGTCCAGCGCCTCGATATTTAA
- the coaE gene encoding dephospho-CoA kinase (Dephospho-CoA kinase (CoaE) performs the final step in coenzyme A biosynthesis.), with protein sequence MLIVGVTGGAGSGKTTVSRIFQEEGAYVIDADQIARELVQPRRQAWREIVRAFGRAILREDATIDRKRLAELVFSDPERREVLNRILHPRIKRAMEKKVRLIGRRDPQAIVILDAPLLIETGLDREMDRVIVVTSKVRQQIERLKRRASLTEEEARRILRSQMRIGEKVKKADHVIRNEGELEETRRKAREVFQELKRLAKGEGAPKGTSPSIRRGP encoded by the coding sequence ATGCTCATCGTCGGGGTGACCGGAGGTGCGGGGAGCGGAAAGACGACGGTCAGCCGGATCTTCCAAGAGGAAGGCGCCTATGTCATCGATGCCGATCAGATCGCCCGGGAACTCGTCCAACCCCGGCGGCAGGCCTGGAGAGAGATTGTCCGGGCCTTCGGGAGGGCCATTCTCCGAGAGGATGCGACGATCGACCGGAAACGGTTGGCGGAACTGGTCTTTTCCGACCCCGAGCGGAGGGAGGTTTTAAACCGGATCCTCCACCCCCGGATCAAACGAGCCATGGAAAAGAAGGTGAGGCTGATCGGCCGTCGGGATCCCCAGGCCATCGTCATCCTCGACGCGCCCCTGTTGATCGAGACCGGGTTGGATCGGGAGATGGACCGAGTGATCGTCGTCACCTCGAAGGTGAGGCAGCAGATCGAAAGATTGAAGAGGAGGGCTTCGTTGACCGAAGAGGAGGCCAGGAGGATCCTCCGTTCCCAAATGAGGATCGGAGAGAAGGTGAAGAAGGCCGACCATGTGATTCGAAACGAGGGTGAGTTGGAGGAGACCCGAAGAAAGGCGAGGGAGGTCTTTCAAGAGCTGAAGCGCCTCGCCAAAGGAGAAGGGGCTCCCAAGGGAACTTCACCATCGATCCGGAGGGGCCCGTGA
- the rho gene encoding transcription termination factor Rho produces the protein MDIKELKKMKINELTKIARELNVEGASGMRKQDLIFAILQAQTEKNGLIFGEGVLEILPDGFGFLRAPDYNYLPGPDDIYISPSQIRRFNLRTGDTVSGQIRPPKDTERYFAMLKVEMVNHEDPEVARDKILFDNLTPLYPMERIRLEVEDDPTNYSARVMDLLTPIGKGQRGLIVAAPRTGKTMLLQTIAHSITKNHKEITLIVLLIDERPEEVTDMERSVDAEVISSTFDEPAQRHIQVAEMVIEKAKRLVEHKRDVVILLDSITRLARAYNTVVPPSGKILSGGIDANALQKPKRFFGAARNVEEGGSLTIIGTALIDTGSRMDEVIFEEFKGTGNMEINLDRRLVDRRVFPSIDIQRSGTRKEELLLDPNDLNRIWLLRKVLQPMNPVDSMEFLLEKMRATKNNREFLDSMNQ, from the coding sequence ATGGACATCAAAGAATTGAAGAAGATGAAGATCAATGAGTTGACCAAGATCGCCCGAGAGCTCAACGTGGAAGGGGCAAGCGGGATGAGAAAACAGGACCTCATCTTCGCCATCCTCCAGGCCCAGACCGAGAAGAATGGCCTGATCTTCGGAGAGGGGGTGCTGGAGATCCTTCCCGACGGATTCGGGTTCTTGAGGGCACCCGATTATAACTATCTGCCCGGCCCGGATGACATCTATATCTCGCCCTCCCAGATCCGGCGATTCAACCTACGAACGGGCGACACGGTTTCGGGCCAGATCCGGCCTCCCAAGGACACGGAGCGATATTTCGCCATGTTGAAGGTGGAGATGGTGAACCACGAAGATCCAGAGGTGGCCCGGGACAAGATCCTCTTCGACAACCTGACCCCTCTCTATCCCATGGAGAGGATCCGCCTCGAGGTGGAGGATGATCCGACGAATTACTCGGCTAGGGTGATGGATCTCCTCACCCCCATCGGAAAGGGACAGCGGGGGCTCATCGTGGCGGCTCCGAGAACGGGCAAGACGATGCTGCTGCAGACCATCGCCCATAGCATCACAAAGAATCACAAAGAGATCACCTTGATCGTCCTCCTCATCGACGAACGGCCCGAGGAGGTGACCGACATGGAACGCTCCGTCGATGCCGAGGTCATCAGTTCCACCTTCGATGAGCCGGCCCAGCGCCATATCCAGGTGGCGGAGATGGTGATCGAGAAGGCCAAGAGGCTGGTGGAACATAAGAGGGATGTGGTCATCCTTCTCGACAGCATCACCCGTCTGGCCAGGGCCTACAATACCGTCGTTCCTCCCAGCGGAAAGATCCTCTCCGGAGGCATCGATGCCAACGCCCTACAGAAGCCCAAACGATTCTTCGGGGCGGCGAGGAATGTCGAGGAGGGAGGGAGCCTCACGATCATCGGGACCGCCCTGATCGATACCGGAAGCCGGATGGACGAGGTGATCTTTGAGGAGTTCAAGGGGACGGGAAATATGGAGATCAACCTCGACCGACGACTGGTGGACCGCAGGGTCTTCCCCTCGATCGATATCCAGCGTTCCGGCACCCGAAAGGAGGAGCTCCTTCTGGATCCAAACGATCTGAACCGCATCTGGCTTCTGAGAAAGGTGCTGCAGCCCATGAACCCGGTCGACAGCATGGAGTTTCTGCTCGAGAAGATGCGGGCCACCAAGAACAACCGGGAGTTCCTCGATTCGATGAATCAATGA
- the rpmE gene encoding 50S ribosomal protein L31, which yields MKKDIHPKMYDTVIKCACGATFETQSTKKEIHVEICSNCHPFFTGKQKYVDSAGRIERFKKKYGEPVEKKA from the coding sequence ATGAAGAAGGATATCCACCCCAAGATGTACGATACGGTGATCAAGTGTGCCTGCGGCGCGACCTTCGAGACCCAGAGCACGAAGAAGGAGATCCATGTGGAGATCTGCTCGAATTGCCATCCCTTCTTCACAGGGAAGCAGAAGTACGTGGACTCTGCTGGGAGGATCGAACGGTTTAAAAAGAAGTACGGAGAGCCGGTTGAGAAGAAAGCCTGA
- the prfA gene encoding peptide chain release factor 1 codes for MFEKLEEVERRYEALTHLLSRPEVIGNQVELQKVAKEFSEIGKVVDLYRRWKRVEEEIKENRLLLAENEDEEMKGLIKEDLLQLGEAKERLEKELRQALLPKDPNDEKNILLEIRAGTGGDEAALFAADLFRMYARYAEKNRWRVEIMSQNLTGVGGFKEVIALIEGKGVYSRLKYESGVHRVQRVPVTEAQGRIHTSTVTVAILPEAEEVEVEIDPNDLRIDIFRSSGPGGQSVNTTDSAVRITHLPTNIVVTCQDEKSQHKNKAKALKILRARLLDQARQQKEKEISEQRKSQVGTGERSERIRTYNFPQGRVTDHRIGLTLYRLNEILDGDLDEILDALITHYQAEALKG; via the coding sequence ATGTTCGAGAAATTGGAAGAGGTGGAGCGCCGGTATGAGGCGCTGACCCACCTTCTGAGCCGGCCCGAGGTGATCGGCAACCAGGTCGAGCTCCAGAAGGTGGCCAAGGAGTTTTCCGAAATCGGGAAGGTGGTCGACCTCTACCGGAGATGGAAGAGGGTCGAAGAGGAGATCAAGGAGAACCGCCTCCTCCTTGCCGAGAACGAAGACGAGGAGATGAAGGGCTTAATCAAGGAGGACCTTCTCCAGCTCGGCGAGGCCAAGGAGAGGCTCGAGAAGGAGTTGAGACAGGCCCTGCTTCCGAAAGACCCCAACGATGAGAAGAATATCCTCCTCGAGATCCGGGCGGGAACCGGGGGAGACGAGGCGGCCCTCTTCGCCGCCGACCTCTTTCGGATGTATGCCAGATATGCGGAGAAGAACCGCTGGCGCGTGGAGATCATGAGCCAGAATTTGACCGGCGTGGGCGGGTTCAAAGAGGTCATCGCCCTGATCGAGGGCAAGGGGGTCTACAGCCGATTGAAATACGAAAGCGGTGTCCACCGGGTTCAGAGGGTTCCGGTCACCGAGGCCCAAGGCCGGATCCACACCTCCACGGTCACCGTGGCGATCCTGCCGGAGGCGGAGGAGGTGGAGGTGGAGATCGATCCCAACGACCTCCGGATCGACATCTTTCGTTCGTCAGGCCCGGGAGGTCAGAGCGTCAATACGACCGACTCCGCCGTCCGGATCACCCACCTTCCGACGAATATCGTCGTCACCTGTCAGGACGAGAAATCCCAACACAAGAACAAGGCCAAGGCCCTGAAGATCCTCCGGGCGAGGCTCCTCGATCAGGCCCGACAGCAGAAGGAGAAGGAGATCTCCGAACAGCGGAAGAGTCAGGTCGGCACGGGGGAGCGGAGCGAGCGAATCCGGACCTACAACTTTCCTCAAGGTCGGGTGACCGACCACCGGATTGGCCTCACCCTCTACCGGTTGAACGAGATCTTAGACGGAGACCTCGACGAGATCCTCGATGCCTTGATCACCCACTATCAGGCCGAGGCGCTCAAAGGTTAA
- the prmC gene encoding peptide chain release factor N(5)-glutamine methyltransferase produces the protein MTILEALRQTIDALKDRGIENPRLEAELLLAHSLGLSKEKLYTCLRDPMPEPRKETLGELVRRRTCREPLPYILGRQEFWSIDLKVDPRVLIPRPETEHLVEEALVILKSLSSPREPVVLELGTGSGAIAISLVKEAKEIFLVATDISEEALKVARENAEGASVSNRIRFVRGDLLQPFLPRGGFDLILSNPPYIPEPAIEGLMPEIRHYEPLIALRGGEDGLDFYRRLIPQCPSYLREGGWLLLEVGSQQAGIVLKMMEEDGRYQLVEILKDLSGRERVVKAQRRRTLNGLPQAG, from the coding sequence ATGACGATCCTGGAGGCGCTCAGGCAGACGATCGATGCCCTGAAAGATCGGGGGATTGAGAACCCAAGGTTGGAGGCCGAGCTTTTATTGGCCCACTCCCTTGGCCTCAGCAAAGAGAAGCTCTATACCTGCCTTCGAGACCCGATGCCGGAGCCGAGGAAGGAGACGTTGGGAGAGTTGGTCCGACGGAGGACCTGCCGAGAACCCCTTCCGTATATCTTGGGCCGTCAGGAGTTCTGGTCGATCGACCTGAAGGTCGATCCCCGGGTCCTCATCCCGAGGCCCGAGACCGAACACCTGGTAGAGGAGGCCCTTGTGATCCTGAAGTCCCTTTCCTCTCCAAGGGAGCCGGTGGTGTTGGAATTGGGGACGGGAAGCGGCGCGATCGCCATCTCCCTCGTCAAAGAGGCAAAGGAGATCTTTCTCGTGGCGACCGACATTTCGGAGGAGGCGCTGAAGGTGGCTCGGGAGAACGCCGAAGGGGCTTCGGTCTCTAACCGGATCCGATTTGTGAGGGGTGATCTTCTTCAACCTTTTCTTCCGAGAGGCGGCTTCGATCTGATCCTCTCGAACCCTCCTTATATCCCCGAGCCTGCGATCGAGGGGCTGATGCCCGAGATTAGGCATTACGAGCCCCTGATCGCCCTGAGGGGAGGTGAGGACGGTCTCGATTTTTATAGACGCTTGATCCCCCAGTGTCCCTCCTATCTCAGGGAGGGCGGCTGGCTCCTTCTCGAAGTGGGAAGCCAACAGGCGGGGATCGTTTTGAAGATGATGGAGGAGGACGGCCGATATCAGCTCGTGGAGATCCTCAAAGACCTTTCCGGACGTGAAAGGGTGGTGAAGGCCCAGCGGCGGAGGACCTTAAATGGGTTGCCCCAAGCGGGGTGA
- the murA gene encoding UDP-N-acetylglucosamine 1-carboxyvinyltransferase, producing MDKIVIQGGERLIGEVEISGSKNASLPIFAATLLTEGESRLYNVPKLRDIVTIGKVLQNLGVKVIEEDGVYRVDATEITNDEAPYDLVKTMRASILVLGPLLARRRKARVSLPGGCAIGARPINLHLMGLEAMGAKIDLRRGYVEAEADRLRGATITFDTVTVTGTENLMMAATLAEGKTVLRNAAMEPEVVDLAHFLRKMGAKIEGAGTAVIEIEGVEGLHPAEHTVISDRIEAGTLMVAAGLTRGHIKLLRCPIHHMEIVVHKLRETGMEIEPEADGVRVVGTRRIRSADIKTQPYPGFPTDMQAQFMSLMSLARGLSVITETIFENRFIHVNELQRMGADIRIHGNTAIIQGVERLSGAQVMATDLRASASLVLAGLAADGTTEISRVYHLDRGYEGLDRKLAKLGANIRRVPEGG from the coding sequence ATGGACAAGATCGTCATCCAAGGCGGCGAAAGATTGATTGGAGAGGTGGAGATCAGCGGGTCGAAGAATGCCTCCCTCCCGATCTTCGCGGCCACACTCCTAACCGAAGGGGAGAGCCGCCTTTACAACGTCCCCAAGTTGAGGGATATTGTCACCATCGGAAAGGTTTTACAGAATCTGGGCGTCAAGGTCATCGAGGAAGACGGGGTCTATCGGGTCGATGCCACGGAGATTACGAACGATGAGGCCCCTTACGATTTGGTCAAGACGATGCGGGCCTCCATCCTCGTCTTGGGACCTCTTCTGGCTCGGAGACGAAAGGCGAGGGTCTCCCTTCCCGGAGGTTGCGCCATAGGTGCCCGGCCGATCAACCTCCATCTGATGGGCCTGGAGGCCATGGGCGCCAAGATCGATCTCCGGAGGGGGTATGTGGAGGCCGAGGCCGACCGGTTGAGAGGCGCCACGATCACCTTCGACACCGTCACCGTGACCGGGACTGAGAATCTGATGATGGCCGCCACATTGGCCGAGGGGAAGACCGTATTGCGGAATGCGGCCATGGAACCGGAGGTGGTCGATCTGGCCCATTTCTTGAGGAAGATGGGGGCGAAGATCGAAGGAGCGGGCACCGCCGTCATCGAGATCGAGGGGGTGGAGGGCCTCCATCCGGCGGAGCATACCGTCATCTCCGACCGAATCGAGGCCGGGACCTTGATGGTGGCAGCCGGATTGACGCGAGGCCACATCAAACTGCTTAGGTGTCCCATTCACCATATGGAGATCGTCGTCCATAAACTCCGCGAGACGGGGATGGAGATCGAGCCCGAGGCCGATGGGGTGAGGGTGGTGGGGACGAGAAGGATCCGGAGCGCCGATATCAAGACCCAACCCTATCCAGGATTTCCGACAGATATGCAGGCCCAGTTCATGAGCTTGATGTCCCTCGCCAGGGGGTTGAGCGTCATCACGGAGACGATCTTCGAAAATCGCTTCATCCACGTGAACGAACTTCAGAGGATGGGCGCCGACATCCGGATCCACGGAAATACGGCGATCATCCAGGGGGTGGAGCGTTTGAGCGGGGCCCAGGTCATGGCGACCGATCTGAGGGCAAGCGCCTCCCTGGTGCTTGCAGGTCTGGCGGCAGATGGGACAACGGAGATTTCGAGGGTTTACCACCTGGATCGGGGGTATGAAGGCCTCGACCGAAAATTGGCCAAACTCGGGGCCAACATCCGGAGGGTGCCTGAAGGAGGTTGA
- the hisD gene encoding histidinol dehydrogenase, giving the protein MGFTVRVLRSGEKDFEQYLRRLERRMVEDPSSLEKKVRSILNDVRKHGDRALIEYTSRFDQVRLRPEQIEVKPEEVREARKKVSADFLGTLRRACQRIRTFHRLSKRSERLRWIEKGIRIEQVTRPLERVGIYIPGGKASYPSTVLMAALPARVAGVKEIVMTTPPHLGGLSPAVLAAADLAGVDRVFRVGGVQAIGALAYGTETVPKVDKIVGPGNRYVAIAKRLVYGSVDLDMVAGPSEIVIISDGEVPASFVAADLLSQAEHDEAALSLLITPSEAFAEGVRGELERQLGELRRARIARRSLRQRGAILIVRDLEEAIGVANRIAAEHLELCLRHPRRLVGSVIHAGAVFLGPHTPEAIGDYLAGPNHILPTAGAARYASALGVADFQKRINLMEFSRKALGRFEDDVRRLAEWEGLEGHYRSLKVRGLGR; this is encoded by the coding sequence ATGGGCTTTACCGTCAGGGTGCTTCGATCGGGTGAGAAGGATTTCGAACAATATCTCCGGAGGTTGGAGCGGAGGATGGTCGAGGACCCATCCTCCCTCGAGAAGAAGGTCCGCTCCATCCTGAACGACGTGAGGAAGCACGGCGATCGTGCCTTGATCGAATATACGTCCCGTTTCGACCAGGTTCGACTCCGTCCCGAACAGATCGAAGTGAAACCCGAGGAGGTGAGGGAGGCCCGAAAGAAGGTCTCCGCGGATTTCTTAGGGACGCTTAGGAGGGCCTGCCAACGGATCCGGACCTTTCACCGGCTCTCGAAGCGAAGCGAGAGGCTTCGATGGATCGAGAAAGGAATCCGGATCGAACAGGTGACGAGACCCCTTGAGAGGGTCGGGATCTACATCCCGGGAGGGAAGGCCTCCTACCCTTCGACCGTCCTGATGGCCGCCCTCCCTGCCAGGGTGGCGGGGGTAAAAGAGATCGTGATGACGACCCCGCCTCATTTGGGAGGGCTCAGCCCGGCGGTGCTCGCGGCGGCCGACCTTGCGGGCGTGGACAGGGTCTTCAGGGTGGGAGGCGTTCAGGCCATCGGGGCCTTGGCCTACGGCACCGAGACGGTTCCAAAGGTGGATAAGATCGTGGGCCCGGGAAACCGCTATGTGGCGATCGCCAAAAGGCTCGTCTACGGTTCGGTCGATCTGGATATGGTGGCCGGGCCGAGCGAGATCGTCATCATCTCGGACGGAGAGGTCCCGGCCTCCTTTGTGGCCGCCGACCTGCTCTCGCAGGCCGAACATGACGAAGCCGCCCTTTCTCTCCTCATCACTCCCTCGGAGGCCTTCGCCGAAGGCGTGAGGGGAGAATTGGAGAGGCAGTTGGGGGAGCTTCGGAGGGCGAGGATTGCCCGCAGAAGCCTCCGGCAACGAGGCGCCATCCTGATCGTTCGAGATCTTGAGGAGGCCATCGGGGTGGCCAACCGGATCGCGGCCGAACACCTCGAACTCTGCCTAAGGCATCCCCGCCGGCTCGTCGGCTCGGTGATCCATGCAGGAGCGGTCTTTCTCGGCCCCCATACGCCGGAGGCGATCGGAGACTATCTCGCAGGTCCGAACCACATCCTTCCCACTGCGGGGGCAGCCCGCTATGCCTCGGCCCTGGGGGTGGCAGATTTTCAAAAGAGGATCAACCTGATGGAATTCAGCAGAAAGGCCTTGGGTCGTTTTGAGGATGATGTGAGGCGGCTGGCCGAGTGGGAGGGGTTGGAAGGCCATTACCGTTCCTTAAAGGTAAGAGGCCTGGGAAGGTGA
- the hisB gene encoding imidazoleglycerol-phosphate dehydratase HisB: MKEDRRAEVRRKTKETEVHLKINLDGSGAHSIRTGLPFFDHMLSLLVYHGRMDLTLKAEGDLQVDAHHTVEDVGICLGEAIRKALGEAKGIMRYGWGMVPMDEALVSVALDLSMRPFLVYHVKLRRSRIGTFDLELVEEFLKALTHQARMTLHVNLLYGRNSHHMVESIFKGLGRALREAISRDERTMGVPSTKGVL, encoded by the coding sequence GTGAAGGAGGATCGAAGGGCAGAGGTGAGGCGGAAGACGAAGGAGACGGAGGTCCATCTCAAGATCAATTTGGATGGCTCCGGCGCCCATTCGATCCGGACCGGCCTTCCCTTCTTCGATCACATGCTCAGTCTTTTGGTTTACCACGGCCGTATGGATCTCACGTTGAAGGCGGAAGGCGACCTCCAGGTGGATGCCCACCATACGGTCGAGGACGTGGGGATCTGTCTTGGCGAGGCGATCCGCAAGGCCCTTGGCGAGGCCAAAGGGATCATGCGATATGGATGGGGCATGGTTCCGATGGACGAGGCCTTGGTCTCGGTGGCCCTCGATCTCTCGATGAGGCCCTTCCTCGTCTACCATGTGAAGCTGAGGCGGTCGAGGATCGGGACCTTCGATCTCGAACTGGTCGAGGAGTTTTTAAAGGCCCTGACCCATCAGGCGAGGATGACCTTGCATGTCAACCTCCTCTATGGGAGGAACAGCCATCACATGGTCGAATCGATTTTCAAAGGCCTGGGAAGGGCGTTGAGGGAGGCGATCTCAAGGGACGAGCGGACCATGGGGGTCCCCTCGACCAAGGGCGTCCTGTAA
- the hisH gene encoding imidazole glycerol phosphate synthase subunit HisH — protein sequence MKPKIAIVDYGMGNLRSVQKAFERVGFEAHLAHHPREIQDASAIVLPGVGAFRDAMENLRRFGFIEPILRSIEGGKPYLGICLGLQILFTESEEFGPCRGLDLVKGRVVRFRPDGEHKVPHMGWNSIEMRKEAPPLRGVESGSYVYFVHSYYVLPEEEEWVSTLTPYGVLFASSISKENIFATQFHPEKSQRIGLKILENFVKSI from the coding sequence ATGAAGCCAAAGATCGCGATCGTCGATTACGGCATGGGGAATCTGCGAAGCGTTCAGAAGGCCTTCGAACGGGTCGGATTCGAGGCCCATCTCGCCCATCACCCTCGGGAGATCCAGGACGCCTCGGCCATCGTCCTGCCCGGGGTCGGCGCCTTCCGGGATGCGATGGAGAACCTGCGGAGGTTCGGATTCATCGAACCCATTCTTCGATCCATCGAGGGGGGCAAGCCCTATCTCGGCATCTGTTTGGGCCTTCAGATCCTCTTCACGGAGAGCGAGGAGTTCGGGCCCTGCAGGGGCCTCGATCTCGTTAAAGGGAGGGTGGTGAGGTTTCGACCCGATGGGGAGCATAAGGTGCCGCACATGGGTTGGAATTCGATCGAAATGAGGAAGGAGGCGCCTCCCCTTCGGGGAGTGGAGAGCGGGTCGTACGTCTACTTCGTCCACTCCTACTACGTCCTTCCGGAAGAGGAGGAGTGGGTCTCCACCCTCACTCCATACGGGGTCCTCTTTGCTTCGAGCATCTCCAAGGAGAACATCTTTGCCACCCAGTTCCACCCGGAGAAGAGTCAGAGGATCGGATTAAAGATCTTGGAAAATTTTGTAAAATCCATCTGA